In Sphingobacterium sp. lm-10, one DNA window encodes the following:
- a CDS encoding family 20 glycosylhydrolase yields the protein MKFSRLTLLGCFLVITWCSSSAQELHADLIPKPNKVVINEGALSLDQSFPVYYSERFMELSQLATDIPGMRISSFELFKRVKKQQPTSIWILESQASDNLRASEYTLIINPRGIVIKSPDVAGAMAGMQSLHQLRMLQDSNALPFVEIQDKPRFGYRGLHLDVSRHFMPFDFLKKYIDVMALYKFNQFHWHLTDGAGWRLAINRYPELTSKAAWRPQAHFQDWEQYGKRYVAQGTPNAHGGFYTQEQARELVAYAARKGINIIPEIEMPGHSEEVLAVYPELSCTGLPYTQNEFCVGNEQTFTFLKNVLDEVLDIFPSEYIHIGGDEADKSHWKTCPKCQALKEKLQLQTEEELQSYAVQQMDEYLQAKGRKMIGWDEILEGGLTDGATVMSWRGEEGGIEAANKGHDVIMTPQSHLYFDFYQFDPRTQPKAFGGYLPLERVYSYNPVSTQIDADKAKHILGAQANLWTEYMPNPQQVEYMAFPRALALAEVNWTEQEQRDFPEFRRRLQKHYALLQDLQVNYYRPSFDVQYDVVYDSAKRSNRITLSSEQFDPTIRYTTDGTDPDNQSPLYIAPIDLAVSATLKTASFLDSARMSPITNVELDIHKAIGKSVQYNTKWNERYPAQGERTLVDGRKGGVTYQDGKWQGFTSDIELVIDLDRREELRRVAARFMQMPGPGVFFPGSIKVWISDNGKSYREAGSLVPHVDANPGVLDIQSFEVKFDKPVMAKFIKFEAKNTKNAFLFIDELVVD from the coding sequence ATGAAATTTTCGCGACTCACACTACTTGGTTGTTTTCTAGTAATCACTTGGTGCAGCAGCTCGGCACAAGAGCTACATGCGGATCTTATCCCCAAGCCAAACAAAGTTGTGATTAATGAGGGTGCGCTTAGTTTGGATCAATCTTTTCCCGTGTATTACAGTGAGCGTTTCATGGAATTAAGCCAATTGGCGACAGATATTCCGGGCATGCGCATCTCTTCGTTTGAATTGTTCAAACGCGTGAAAAAGCAACAACCCACCAGTATATGGATCTTAGAATCCCAAGCATCGGACAACCTGCGCGCAAGTGAATATACGCTTATAATCAACCCACGAGGAATCGTGATCAAGTCACCAGATGTTGCGGGCGCTATGGCGGGGATGCAGAGTTTGCATCAATTGCGTATGCTGCAGGATTCGAATGCATTACCTTTTGTAGAAATACAGGATAAACCCCGTTTTGGGTATCGGGGTTTGCACTTAGATGTTTCTCGCCACTTTATGCCTTTCGATTTTCTGAAAAAATACATCGATGTGATGGCGCTGTATAAGTTCAACCAGTTTCACTGGCACTTAACTGACGGCGCCGGCTGGCGGCTCGCTATTAATCGTTATCCAGAGCTAACCAGTAAAGCGGCTTGGCGCCCACAGGCCCATTTTCAAGATTGGGAACAATATGGGAAGCGTTATGTAGCGCAGGGCACGCCAAATGCACATGGCGGATTTTACACCCAAGAGCAAGCGCGGGAGCTGGTGGCTTACGCTGCAAGAAAAGGAATTAACATTATTCCAGAAATAGAGATGCCCGGTCATTCCGAAGAAGTATTGGCCGTATATCCAGAGCTTTCTTGTACCGGTTTACCCTACACACAAAATGAGTTTTGTGTGGGTAATGAGCAGACATTCACCTTTCTGAAAAATGTATTGGATGAAGTGTTGGACATTTTTCCTTCGGAATACATCCATATCGGGGGGGACGAGGCCGACAAATCACACTGGAAAACCTGTCCTAAATGCCAAGCATTAAAAGAAAAGCTACAATTGCAGACGGAAGAAGAGTTGCAGAGTTATGCCGTCCAACAAATGGATGAATACTTGCAAGCTAAAGGGCGGAAGATGATCGGCTGGGATGAAATTCTGGAAGGCGGGCTGACGGATGGAGCCACCGTGATGAGCTGGCGCGGCGAAGAAGGAGGAATCGAAGCAGCTAACAAAGGGCACGATGTAATCATGACACCACAGAGCCATCTTTATTTCGACTTCTATCAATTTGATCCGCGAACGCAGCCCAAAGCATTTGGAGGGTATTTGCCTTTGGAACGCGTGTACAGCTACAATCCGGTATCTACTCAAATCGACGCCGACAAAGCCAAACATATTTTGGGTGCACAAGCGAACTTGTGGACAGAATACATGCCTAATCCGCAGCAAGTAGAGTACATGGCTTTCCCACGCGCCTTAGCATTAGCAGAGGTCAACTGGACCGAACAGGAGCAGCGTGATTTCCCTGAATTTAGACGACGATTACAAAAGCATTATGCGCTATTGCAAGATTTGCAGGTAAATTATTACCGTCCAAGTTTCGATGTACAGTACGACGTAGTGTACGATTCTGCGAAAAGATCGAACCGGATTACTTTATCTTCCGAGCAGTTTGATCCCACGATACGGTACACTACAGATGGGACTGATCCAGACAACCAATCCCCGCTCTACATAGCGCCAATAGACCTGGCGGTAAGTGCAACGCTCAAGACGGCTTCATTTTTGGATTCTGCGCGCATGAGTCCCATTACTAATGTAGAGTTGGATATACATAAAGCCATTGGCAAGTCGGTACAGTACAATACCAAATGGAATGAGCGTTATCCTGCGCAGGGCGAGCGTACTTTGGTCGATGGACGTAAAGGGGGCGTTACGTATCAAGATGGCAAATGGCAAGGCTTTACTTCGGATATCGAATTAGTGATTGATTTGGATCGCCGCGAGGAATTACGTCGTGTGGCGGCGCGCTTTATGCAGATGCCAGGGCCAGGTGTATTCTTTCCGGGTTCGATAAAAGTGTGGATTTCTGACAATGGGAAAAGCTATCGTGAAGCCGGTTCGCTTGTGCCACATGTAGATGCAAACCCTGGGGTACTGGATATACAATCCTTTGAGGTTAAATTCGATAAGCCAGTAATGGCTAAATTCATCAAGTTTGAAGCAAAGAATACGAAGAATGCATTTTTATTCATCGATGAGCTGGTTGTAGACTAG
- the lipA gene encoding lipoyl synthase — MIELPVIPAQQTQRKPDWLRVKLPVGKEYRHVRGLVDEHKLHTICESGNCPNMGECWGAGTATFMILGNICTRSCSFCAVATGRPLAVDMDEPNRVAQSVKLMEVKHCVITSVDRDDLKDGGSTIWAETVNAIRRESPETTLETLIPDFKGQWDNLDRVLAVRPEVVSHNLETVRRLTREVRIQAKYDRSLECLRRIAEAGLRTKSGIMLGFGETEEDVVEAMRDLYEVGVDILTIGQYLQPSKAHHPVIEWITPAQFQRYQEIGLEMGFKYVESGPLVRSSYHAEKHLFDMQ; from the coding sequence ATGATTGAATTACCCGTTATTCCCGCACAACAAACACAGCGAAAACCTGATTGGCTACGTGTAAAATTGCCTGTAGGCAAGGAATATCGCCATGTGCGCGGACTGGTTGATGAGCATAAATTGCACACGATCTGTGAGAGTGGTAACTGTCCTAATATGGGCGAATGCTGGGGTGCCGGCACGGCTACTTTCATGATTCTGGGCAATATCTGTACGCGCTCGTGTTCCTTCTGTGCAGTAGCAACCGGCAGACCACTCGCGGTAGATATGGATGAACCAAATCGTGTGGCGCAATCGGTCAAACTGATGGAGGTAAAACACTGCGTGATCACTTCGGTAGATCGTGATGACCTAAAAGATGGTGGATCTACGATCTGGGCTGAAACCGTAAATGCGATTCGCAGAGAAAGTCCGGAAACGACATTGGAAACATTGATACCTGACTTTAAAGGACAATGGGATAATCTGGATCGCGTATTAGCAGTGCGGCCTGAGGTCGTATCTCATAATCTGGAAACCGTACGTCGACTTACACGTGAAGTACGCATACAAGCAAAATACGACCGTTCATTAGAATGTTTACGTCGTATCGCAGAAGCAGGATTGCGTACTAAATCTGGCATCATGCTGGGCTTCGGTGAAACAGAAGAAGACGTAGTAGAAGCTATGCGCGACTTATACGAAGTGGGGGTAGATATTCTGACCATTGGTCAATACTTGCAACCGAGCAAAGCACACCATCCGGTAATTGAATGGATTACTCCTGCTCAATTCCAACGCTATCAGGAAATCGGCTTAGAGATGGGGTTCAAATACGTTGAATCTGGCCCATTGGTAAGATCATCGTACCATGCAGAGAAGCATCTCTTCGATATGCAATAA
- a CDS encoding amidohydrolase, which yields MKSILAIFGLLIFFGSCTTNHEVDLIVYNARVYTVDSSFTIAEAFAIRGGVFIEIGSSDRLLQRYEAKETIDAHGAAIYPGFYDSHTHFLDFASSLDMTNLYGAQSFDDVLKRLQVHQKTYPDRPWLVGAGWDQERWGDEPFAVKDSLDKYFPDIPVYLSRVDYQAASVNSKALAVAGIDSAFYVEGGLILTDSVGNLSGVLMDNAMALVKEHIPEVDDAQELQALTKGEQLLFSVGLTSIVDAGLNERDLEFLRNLYTSKKLKIRNYAMIEDNLRTVKRMIRSGYYDDGRLSIRSVKLTADGLLRTRSASLLAPYSDDSTSCGFLLQTPQELEQVIKELAATNFQLSTRAVGDSATRFILDLYGKYIGQNNDRRWRIEHAQVVNEADFEKFDRFRVFPSLQPAHATSDMHWVRNRIGEDRLRNAYALKRLVDNYGMVAIGSGFPGENFNPLNSFHAAVARVDANGLPAGGFEMKNALTRREALMGMTIWAAQACFQESKRGNIQRGKDADFVILSQDIMTIPNEELRSVAVLRTVIGGETVYQRK from the coding sequence ATGAAATCGATACTTGCCATCTTTGGTTTACTCATTTTCTTTGGCTCCTGCACCACCAACCATGAGGTAGATCTGATTGTGTATAATGCGCGGGTGTATACCGTAGATTCCTCTTTTACTATTGCAGAGGCTTTTGCAATAAGGGGTGGTGTATTCATTGAGATCGGAAGTTCTGATCGCTTGCTTCAACGTTATGAAGCTAAGGAAACCATCGATGCGCATGGCGCAGCGATCTATCCTGGATTCTACGATTCTCACACACATTTTTTGGACTTTGCATCCTCTCTGGATATGACCAATCTGTACGGTGCACAGTCTTTCGATGATGTTTTAAAGCGATTACAAGTGCATCAAAAAACCTATCCAGACCGCCCTTGGTTAGTAGGCGCAGGATGGGATCAAGAACGGTGGGGCGATGAGCCTTTCGCAGTAAAGGATTCTTTGGACAAATATTTTCCAGATATTCCGGTTTATCTTTCTCGTGTCGATTACCAAGCAGCTTCCGTGAATTCCAAAGCATTAGCAGTCGCTGGTATAGATTCTGCATTTTACGTGGAGGGGGGATTGATTCTGACAGATTCGGTGGGCAACTTGAGTGGTGTATTAATGGATAATGCCATGGCATTAGTAAAGGAGCATATTCCTGAGGTAGACGATGCACAGGAGTTGCAAGCCTTAACTAAAGGCGAGCAACTGTTGTTTTCTGTAGGGTTAACCAGCATCGTAGATGCCGGTCTAAATGAAAGGGATTTGGAGTTTTTAAGGAATCTTTACACGAGCAAAAAACTGAAAATACGGAATTACGCCATGATTGAAGATAATCTGCGGACTGTGAAGCGCATGATTCGTAGCGGATATTATGATGATGGTCGCCTGAGTATACGTAGTGTAAAGCTGACTGCAGATGGCTTACTAAGAACCCGCAGCGCCAGCTTATTAGCTCCCTACTCAGACGATAGTACATCCTGCGGTTTTTTGTTGCAGACACCGCAAGAATTAGAGCAGGTCATCAAAGAGCTTGCGGCGACAAACTTTCAGCTCAGCACGCGCGCCGTAGGCGATTCCGCCACTCGGTTCATACTTGATCTTTATGGGAAATATATTGGTCAAAATAATGACAGGCGATGGCGTATTGAACATGCTCAGGTAGTCAACGAAGCTGATTTTGAAAAGTTTGATCGCTTCCGAGTTTTTCCATCGCTACAACCGGCACATGCTACATCCGATATGCACTGGGTAAGAAATAGGATCGGTGAAGACCGCTTACGCAATGCTTATGCGTTGAAACGATTGGTAGATAACTACGGAATGGTTGCCATTGGGAGTGGTTTTCCAGGAGAAAACTTCAATCCACTAAACAGCTTCCATGCTGCAGTAGCACGTGTTGATGCAAACGGACTTCCAGCGGGAGGTTTTGAAATGAAAAATGCACTTACGCGTCGTGAAGCACTGATGGGGATGACGATATGGGCCGCACAGGCATGTTTTCAAGAATCTAAACGCGGAAATATTCAACGCGGCAAAGATGCTGATTTCGTAATCTTATCGCAAGACATCATGACGATTCCGAATGAAGAACTTCGGAGCGTGGCAGTATTGCGCACGGTAATTGGTGGAGAAACGGTATATCAGCGCAAATAA
- a CDS encoding BrxA/BrxB family bacilliredoxin, with product MYPEYLVTPMRQELVDAGFEELKSAEAVESAIPAEGTVFVVVNSVCGCAAANARPAAKAAVKNEKHPDKLVTVFAGMEKDAVDRARQYMLPYPPSSPAMALFKDGQLVHMIERHMIEGRPAQMIADNLVAAFDEYC from the coding sequence ATGTATCCAGAATATTTAGTAACCCCTATGCGTCAGGAACTAGTAGACGCGGGATTTGAAGAACTAAAGTCTGCAGAAGCAGTGGAGAGCGCTATTCCAGCAGAAGGCACCGTATTCGTTGTTGTCAATTCAGTATGTGGATGTGCTGCTGCCAATGCGCGCCCTGCGGCCAAGGCAGCGGTTAAAAACGAGAAACACCCAGACAAATTAGTCACTGTTTTCGCTGGTATGGAAAAAGATGCTGTTGATAGAGCACGTCAATACATGTTGCCCTATCCTCCATCATCACCAGCTATGGCTTTGTTCAAAGATGGCCAGTTGGTACACATGATCGAGCGTCATATGATTGAAGGCCGTCCAGCACAAATGATTGCAGACAATTTAGTGGCAGCATTCGACGAATACTGCTAG
- a CDS encoding DNA starvation/stationary phase protection protein produces MSTLSKKQTQPEIGLQERDMANVSEFLNKLLADYTVLYTKIRHAHWNVEGPDFHAQHLFFETLYDQLSVNIDDVAERVRMLGHYAVGSLAKYLQLTHLSEIQHGGTDSIGLIKELTSDFETVIMVTRSGIELAQSAGDTGTEDFLTGLMEEHEKTAWMLRSHLG; encoded by the coding sequence ATGAGTACACTATCAAAAAAACAAACGCAACCTGAAATTGGTTTGCAAGAAAGAGATATGGCGAATGTGTCTGAGTTTTTAAATAAATTATTGGCAGACTACACCGTATTATATACGAAGATCAGACATGCACACTGGAATGTGGAAGGGCCTGATTTTCATGCTCAACACTTATTTTTCGAAACTTTGTATGATCAATTATCGGTTAATATTGATGATGTAGCGGAGCGAGTGCGTATGCTCGGACATTACGCGGTAGGATCACTGGCAAAGTACTTACAATTAACGCATTTATCGGAGATACAACACGGTGGCACCGATAGCATTGGTTTGATTAAAGAGTTGACATCGGATTTCGAAACGGTCATCATGGTCACACGCTCTGGTATCGAGTTAGCCCAATCAGCTGGCGACACAGGTACAGAAGACTTCTTGACGGGATTGATGGAAGAACACGAGAAAACAGCCTGGATGCTTCGCTCCCATTTAGGATAA
- the lpdA gene encoding dihydrolipoyl dehydrogenase, producing MNYDIIVIGSGPGGYVAAIRASQLGFKTAIVEREALGGICLNWGCIPTKALLKSAQVFEYLNHAEEYGIKVNGGEADFGAIVKRSRGVADGMSKGIQFLMKKNKIDVIMGTAKIKKGGKVEVKGADGASKEYTAKHTILATGARSRELPNLPQDGKKIIGYRQAMNLPTQPKSVVVVGSGAIGVEFAYFYNTIGTKVTIVEFMDRIVPVEDEEISKQLEKSLKKAGINILTKSEVTGVDTKGDISKVKIKTAKGEETIEAEIVLSAVGITPNIENIGLEEVGVKVDKGRVLVDDFYKTNVEGVYAIGDIVKGQALAHVASAEAITCVEKIKGMHVDPIDYTNIPGCTYCSPEIASVGYTEKAAKDAGYEVKVGKFPFSASGKASAAGAKDGFVKVIFDAKYGEFLGAHLIGANVTEMIAEVVVARKLETTGHEIIKSVHPHPTMSEAIMEAAADAYGEVIHL from the coding sequence ATGAATTACGATATTATTGTTATTGGTAGTGGTCCAGGTGGGTATGTTGCTGCAATTAGAGCGTCCCAACTTGGTTTTAAAACAGCAATTGTAGAACGTGAAGCACTTGGTGGAATTTGTTTAAACTGGGGCTGTATTCCTACAAAAGCTTTGTTAAAAAGTGCACAAGTTTTCGAGTACCTGAACCATGCCGAAGAATATGGTATTAAAGTGAATGGCGGAGAAGCTGACTTCGGTGCTATCGTAAAGAGAAGCCGTGGTGTAGCGGATGGAATGAGTAAAGGTATTCAATTCCTGATGAAGAAGAATAAAATCGACGTCATCATGGGAACTGCTAAAATCAAAAAAGGCGGTAAAGTAGAGGTCAAAGGCGCCGATGGTGCAAGCAAAGAATATACTGCTAAACACACTATTCTGGCAACAGGAGCCCGCTCCCGCGAATTACCAAACCTACCCCAAGACGGTAAAAAAATCATTGGCTATCGTCAAGCGATGAACCTGCCTACACAACCAAAATCTGTCGTTGTGGTGGGTTCAGGAGCTATTGGTGTTGAGTTCGCCTATTTCTATAACACCATTGGTACAAAAGTTACTATCGTAGAGTTTATGGATCGCATCGTGCCTGTAGAGGACGAAGAGATCTCTAAGCAATTGGAGAAATCATTGAAAAAGGCGGGAATCAATATCCTGACGAAATCAGAGGTTACTGGAGTAGACACCAAAGGAGATATTTCTAAAGTTAAGATCAAAACCGCTAAAGGTGAAGAAACGATCGAAGCAGAAATTGTGCTTTCGGCAGTGGGTATTACGCCAAACATTGAAAATATCGGTCTAGAAGAAGTCGGTGTGAAGGTAGACAAAGGTCGCGTATTAGTGGATGACTTCTATAAGACGAATGTAGAAGGCGTTTATGCGATCGGTGATATTGTGAAAGGACAAGCCTTGGCACACGTAGCTTCTGCTGAGGCGATTACTTGTGTGGAAAAAATCAAAGGCATGCATGTAGATCCTATCGACTACACAAACATCCCGGGTTGTACGTACTGTTCTCCAGAGATCGCTTCTGTAGGTTATACGGAGAAAGCAGCGAAAGATGCAGGCTATGAAGTTAAAGTTGGTAAATTTCCATTCTCTGCATCAGGTAAAGCATCTGCAGCAGGAGCAAAGGATGGTTTTGTCAAAGTAATCTTTGATGCAAAATATGGGGAATTCTTGGGGGCACACTTAATCGGTGCCAATGTAACGGAAATGATTGCTGAAGTCGTGGTAGCTCGTAAATTAGAAACCACTGGTCACGAGATCATTAAATCGGTACATCCGCATCCTACGATGAGTGAGGCGATCATGGAAGCAGCTGCTGACGCTTACGGAGAAGTAATTCACTTGTAG
- a CDS encoding DUF3817 domain-containing protein has protein sequence MLRIFRQVALWEAISTIILFFVAMPVKYLLPHFMEVPEDIRLNTVRIAGSIHGFLVVIFVILLIACWQSFNWNFKRVIAYFAASLVPILSFWVERDVQKIINKEKI, from the coding sequence ATGCTTAGAATCTTCAGACAAGTTGCGCTCTGGGAGGCCATCTCCACCATTATTTTATTTTTTGTTGCCATGCCCGTCAAGTATCTCTTACCTCATTTTATGGAAGTACCAGAAGATATTCGTCTTAACACGGTGCGTATAGCAGGGTCTATTCATGGTTTCTTAGTCGTTATCTTTGTGATTTTACTAATCGCTTGCTGGCAATCTTTTAACTGGAATTTTAAAAGGGTAATTGCTTACTTCGCAGCGTCGCTAGTTCCTATTCTTTCTTTCTGGGTAGAACGCGATGTTCAAAAAATTATTAACAAAGAAAAGATCTAG
- the asnS gene encoding asparagine--tRNA ligase — MEHTRIKQLLIAEDFGKEVIVKGWVRTFRNNQFIAINDGSTLNNIQAVVDFAHTDEQLLRRVTTGAAVRVKGELVQSLGKGQRVEIKVNELTILGDSDPEKYPLQPKKHSLEFLREIAHLRFRTGTFNAVFKVRNALAFAVHQFFNERDFVYMHTPIVTGSDAEGAGEMFRVTTIDFDHVPRNEDGTVNYKEDFFGKSTNLTVSGQLEGELAAMALGNIYTFGPTFRAENSNTTRHLAEFWMIEPEMAFYELEDNMDLAEDLLKYVINYALKHCPDEIEFLSNRLLEEEKSKPQSERSELNLVDKLQFVLTNDFERVSYTDAIEILKRSKPNQKKQFKYLIEEWGADLQSEHERYLVEKHFKKPVILTDYPREIKSFYMKQNEPDAQGRHTVRAMDILFPGIGEMVGGSQREENLEKLLARMAEVGIAEEEIDWFLDTRRFGSAPHSGFGVGFERLVLFTTGMSNIRDVIPFPRTPKNAEF; from the coding sequence ATGGAACACACACGTATTAAACAACTGCTGATCGCAGAAGATTTTGGTAAAGAGGTTATTGTTAAAGGATGGGTGCGGACTTTTCGCAACAATCAATTTATTGCCATCAATGATGGCTCTACACTGAATAATATCCAAGCGGTAGTGGACTTCGCACATACTGATGAGCAGTTGCTACGTCGCGTGACCACCGGCGCAGCCGTGCGGGTAAAAGGGGAATTAGTACAGTCGTTGGGTAAAGGGCAACGCGTGGAGATCAAGGTGAATGAACTCACTATCCTGGGAGATTCTGATCCGGAGAAATATCCTTTACAACCCAAAAAGCATTCCCTAGAATTTTTAAGAGAGATAGCACATTTACGTTTCCGTACTGGTACATTCAATGCCGTATTTAAAGTGCGTAATGCACTCGCTTTTGCCGTGCATCAATTCTTTAATGAGCGCGATTTTGTGTATATGCACACGCCCATTGTTACCGGATCAGATGCAGAAGGTGCTGGTGAGATGTTTCGCGTAACGACGATAGATTTCGATCATGTGCCTCGCAATGAAGACGGCACCGTCAACTATAAAGAAGATTTCTTTGGGAAATCCACCAATTTAACGGTTTCCGGACAGCTCGAAGGTGAGTTGGCAGCCATGGCCTTAGGTAATATCTACACATTTGGGCCCACTTTCCGGGCAGAGAATTCAAATACTACCCGCCACCTGGCTGAATTTTGGATGATCGAGCCCGAAATGGCCTTCTACGAGTTGGAAGATAATATGGATCTAGCCGAGGATTTGTTGAAGTATGTCATTAACTATGCCCTAAAACATTGTCCTGACGAGATTGAATTTCTAAGCAACCGACTGCTCGAAGAGGAAAAATCGAAGCCACAGAGTGAACGGTCCGAATTGAATTTGGTGGATAAATTACAGTTTGTGTTGACGAATGATTTTGAGCGCGTATCCTATACCGATGCGATTGAAATTTTGAAGCGCAGTAAACCAAACCAGAAGAAACAGTTTAAATATTTGATTGAAGAATGGGGCGCTGATTTGCAATCAGAACACGAACGCTACTTAGTAGAAAAGCACTTCAAAAAGCCGGTGATCTTGACAGACTACCCTAGAGAAATCAAATCTTTCTACATGAAACAGAATGAACCAGATGCACAGGGCCGCCACACGGTGCGTGCTATGGATATCTTGTTCCCAGGTATTGGAGAGATGGTGGGTGGCTCACAACGGGAGGAAAATTTAGAGAAATTATTAGCTCGTATGGCGGAGGTAGGTATTGCGGAAGAAGAGATCGATTGGTTCTTGGACACAAGACGCTTTGGCTCTGCACCACACTCGGGTTTCGGAGTTGGTTTTGAGCGCTTAGTGCTTTTCACTACTGGCATGAGCAACATTCGCGACGTGATCCCTTTCCCTCGCACACCTAAAAATGCGGAATTCTAG
- a CDS encoding Gfo/Idh/MocA family oxidoreductase: MDNSRRSFLRQASLLSGLALSLPNLASATDFAPAANMSGYRAPKIDRVKIAIVGLGNRGEGAVSRFTYIEGVEIVALCDRHTDRVNKQQQKVVAAGLPEPKHYAGDDGWKRMLDEEDLDLLYICTPWQLHAPMSIAAMEAGTHVACEVPIGLTMDELWNVVRVSERTRKHCMMLENCCYDFFELITLNMAQKGLFGELIHAEGAYIHDLLDLNFSKTYYDDFWRLRENIRLHGNLYPTHGIGPIAQCMNINRGDQISTLVNIQSADFHMAQKAKELAQKDQVFQPFVGKAYRGNMNTTVMKTSKGKTMMVQHDVTSPRPYSRIHLLSGTTGFAQKYPSKGMSFTNHKNGHAWLPEGELSALETQYTPDLVKLIGERAKAVGGHGGMDFIMDWRLIDCLRNGLPLDQDVYDAASWSAIVPLSIQSSKQNGRQLNFPDFTKGNWKTNTPVNLSLEGGGNTGVRAIKKPGEGQLQV; encoded by the coding sequence ATGGATAATTCTAGACGTTCCTTCTTAAGACAAGCTAGCCTATTGTCAGGTCTTGCTCTCTCTCTACCCAACTTAGCATCTGCTACAGATTTCGCACCAGCGGCTAATATGTCCGGATATCGCGCCCCCAAGATCGATCGGGTAAAAATAGCTATCGTTGGTTTGGGAAATCGGGGTGAGGGGGCAGTGTCGCGTTTTACCTATATTGAAGGAGTGGAGATTGTCGCGCTTTGTGACCGGCATACAGACCGTGTAAATAAGCAGCAGCAAAAAGTAGTTGCCGCAGGCTTACCAGAACCAAAACATTATGCTGGAGATGACGGATGGAAACGTATGTTGGACGAGGAGGATTTAGATTTATTGTATATCTGTACGCCTTGGCAGCTGCATGCCCCTATGTCCATAGCCGCGATGGAAGCGGGAACACATGTAGCTTGTGAGGTACCCATAGGGCTTACCATGGATGAATTGTGGAATGTAGTACGTGTTTCAGAACGAACGAGAAAGCATTGCATGATGCTCGAAAACTGCTGTTACGATTTCTTCGAACTGATTACCCTGAACATGGCTCAAAAAGGTTTGTTTGGTGAATTAATACACGCCGAAGGGGCTTACATACACGACCTATTGGATCTAAATTTCAGTAAAACGTATTATGATGACTTCTGGCGTTTAAGAGAAAACATCCGTCTTCATGGTAACCTCTATCCTACGCACGGTATAGGACCAATTGCTCAATGCATGAATATCAATAGAGGTGATCAAATCTCTACGCTCGTAAATATACAAAGTGCGGATTTTCATATGGCACAGAAAGCCAAGGAGCTTGCGCAAAAAGATCAGGTGTTCCAACCTTTTGTAGGAAAAGCCTATCGTGGCAATATGAATACGACGGTAATGAAGACATCAAAAGGGAAAACCATGATGGTACAGCACGACGTTACCTCCCCAAGGCCTTATTCCCGTATCCATCTCTTAAGCGGAACGACAGGCTTTGCACAAAAGTATCCTAGTAAAGGAATGTCGTTCACCAATCATAAGAACGGACACGCGTGGCTGCCCGAAGGAGAACTGTCTGCGTTAGAAACGCAGTACACCCCAGATTTAGTAAAACTCATCGGCGAGCGTGCAAAAGCTGTCGGTGGTCATGGAGGAATGGATTTTATCATGGACTGGCGTCTAATCGACTGTTTACGCAATGGTCTGCCATTAGATCAGGACGTTTACGACGCTGCGTCGTGGAGTGCAATAGTGCCTTTGAGTATCCAGTCATCCAAACAAAATGGTCGCCAGTTAAATTTTCCTGACTTCACAAAGGGCAATTGGAAAACTAACACTCCCGTAAATCTGAGTCTGGAAGGAGGTGGAAATACCGGTGTCCGCGCCATCAAAAAACCAGGCGAGGGGCAGCTTCAGGTTTAA